One window from the genome of Pseudonocardia hierapolitana encodes:
- the mraZ gene encoding division/cell wall cluster transcriptional repressor MraZ, protein MFLGTYTPKLDDKGRLTLPAKFRDELRGGLMITKGQDHCLYVFTRDAFTELAQKVASAPLTSESARVFQRNLFSGTDEQNPDGQGRIAITPELRRYAGLTKDCVVIGAFTRAEIWDAEAWQRYQEQHEDTYAKAQEEVLPGLI, encoded by the coding sequence GTGTTCCTCGGCACCTACACCCCGAAGCTGGACGACAAGGGGCGGCTCACGTTGCCCGCGAAATTCCGCGACGAGCTGCGAGGCGGGCTGATGATCACGAAGGGGCAGGACCACTGCCTGTACGTGTTCACGCGCGACGCCTTCACCGAGCTCGCGCAGAAGGTGGCGTCGGCTCCGCTGACGAGCGAGTCCGCCCGCGTCTTCCAGCGCAACCTCTTCTCCGGCACCGACGAGCAGAACCCCGACGGCCAGGGCCGCATCGCCATCACTCCCGAGCTGCGCCGCTACGCGGGGCTGACGAAGGACTGTGTGGTCATCGGCGCGTTCACCCGCGCCGAGATCTGGGACGCCGAGGCCTGGCAGCGGTACCAGGAACAGCACGAGGACACCTACGCCAAGGCGCAGGAGGAGGTGCTTCCCGGACTGATCTGA
- a CDS encoding AAA family ATPase, whose protein sequence is MDGDTGAGLGDVAELCGRIAGNVQRVIVGKPDVVRIALVTLLAEGHLLVEDVPGVGKTSLAKALARSIDCSVSRVQFTPDLLPGDITGLSVFNRQTTEFEFRPGPVFANIVIADEINRASPKTQSALLECMAEHQVTVDGATYALASPFMVVATQNPVEMDGTYPLPEAQRDRFTARVSVGYPDLAAELAMVDEHSAADPLDMLRPVTDARRVRMVVEAVRRVRVGPEVRQYCVELVGTTRRIPDVRLGASPRATLQLVRAARAQAALAGRGFVVPDDVQAVAVPVIAHRLLLTPDALASRRSAVDIVRSLLGRHPVPAPPRGG, encoded by the coding sequence CTGGACGGCGACACCGGTGCCGGGCTCGGTGACGTCGCGGAACTGTGCGGCCGCATCGCGGGCAACGTGCAGCGGGTCATCGTCGGCAAGCCCGACGTGGTGCGCATCGCGCTGGTCACGCTGCTCGCCGAGGGCCACCTGCTCGTGGAGGACGTGCCCGGCGTCGGCAAGACATCACTGGCCAAGGCGCTCGCCCGCTCCATCGACTGCTCGGTCAGCCGCGTGCAGTTCACCCCGGACCTGCTGCCGGGCGACATCACCGGACTATCGGTCTTCAACCGGCAGACCACGGAGTTCGAGTTCCGCCCGGGCCCCGTCTTCGCCAACATCGTGATCGCCGACGAGATCAACCGCGCCTCACCCAAGACGCAGTCGGCACTGCTGGAGTGCATGGCCGAGCACCAGGTCACCGTCGACGGCGCCACCTACGCGCTCGCCAGCCCCTTCATGGTCGTCGCCACGCAGAACCCGGTGGAGATGGACGGCACCTACCCGCTGCCCGAGGCCCAGCGCGACCGATTCACCGCCCGCGTCAGCGTCGGCTACCCCGACCTCGCGGCCGAGCTCGCCATGGTCGACGAGCACAGCGCGGCCGATCCGCTCGACATGCTGCGGCCGGTCACCGACGCACGTCGCGTGCGCATGGTGGTCGAGGCCGTCCGCCGGGTGCGGGTCGGGCCCGAGGTGCGCCAGTACTGCGTGGAGCTGGTCGGCACCACCCGCCGCATCCCGGACGTGCGGCTCGGGGCGTCCCCCCGGGCCACCCTGCAGCTCGTGCGGGCGGCCCGCGCGCAGGCCGCACTCGCCGGACGCGGCTTCGTCGTGCCCGACGACGTGCAGGCCGTTGCGGTGCCGGTGATCGCCCACCGCCTGCTGCTCACGCCCGACGCGCTGGCCTCCCGCCGCTCCGCCGTCGACATCGTCCGCAGCCTGCTCGGCCGCCACCCGGTACCGGCGCCCCCGCGGGGCGGGTGA
- a CDS encoding DUF58 domain-containing protein — MGPGGRFSGLTTRGRCLLAGGGATSVCAVILDERDLLRVGVFVALLPLLALLLASRTRRTVRVERVLEPPRVPVGSPVDVELQLEGGPLLGALRLSDAAPDAAGAQADAPPRFTVHRLSSRGTATLTYPLQPVLRGVHRVGPLTGTATDPLGLAEFDQELAGPQRLVVLPRVVALRGVPPALGAGEGTAGAALNHQGQGATDVLIRAYRQGDELRRVHWRSSARHGELMVRLEERPWRGGMTLLLDRRDAAHRGRGADSSLEFAVSLAASVCMHLFARGEPVTLVTEDGVELTPQGSASGREQLLDALAGLRPSARSDLTGPELTAGTEVLAVLGAIGPGQVEALCSRHPAGGHVVLCDTATWDPAGGRSIAAESASALRRAGWRVAVATANTTPAQVWDQLVAGAAPAFTGQR; from the coding sequence GTGGGCCCCGGCGGCCGCTTCTCCGGCCTCACCACTCGCGGGCGCTGCCTGCTCGCGGGCGGCGGCGCCACCTCCGTGTGCGCCGTCATCCTGGACGAGCGCGACCTGCTGCGCGTCGGCGTGTTCGTGGCGCTGCTGCCGCTGCTCGCGCTGCTGCTCGCGTCCCGCACCCGCCGCACCGTCCGGGTCGAGCGCGTCCTCGAACCGCCGCGGGTGCCGGTCGGCTCGCCGGTCGACGTCGAGTTGCAGCTCGAAGGCGGTCCGTTGCTCGGGGCGCTGCGGCTGAGCGACGCGGCGCCCGACGCCGCGGGCGCGCAGGCCGACGCCCCGCCGCGGTTCACTGTGCACCGCCTCTCCAGCCGCGGCACCGCCACCCTGACCTATCCGCTGCAGCCGGTGCTGCGCGGCGTGCACCGGGTCGGCCCGCTCACCGGCACCGCCACCGACCCGCTCGGCCTCGCCGAGTTCGACCAGGAGCTCGCGGGCCCGCAGCGGCTGGTCGTACTCCCCCGCGTCGTCGCACTGCGCGGCGTGCCGCCCGCGCTGGGTGCGGGTGAGGGCACGGCCGGCGCCGCGCTCAACCACCAGGGCCAGGGCGCCACCGACGTACTGATCCGCGCCTACCGGCAGGGCGACGAGCTGCGCCGGGTGCATTGGCGCAGCAGCGCCCGGCACGGCGAGCTGATGGTGCGGCTCGAGGAACGGCCGTGGCGCGGCGGGATGACCCTCCTGCTGGACCGGCGCGACGCCGCCCACCGCGGCCGGGGCGCCGACTCGAGCCTGGAGTTCGCCGTCAGCCTGGCGGCCAGCGTGTGCATGCACCTGTTCGCCCGCGGTGAGCCCGTCACCCTCGTCACCGAGGACGGCGTCGAGCTCACCCCGCAGGGTTCGGCGTCCGGCCGTGAACAGCTCCTCGACGCGCTCGCCGGCCTCAGGCCGTCCGCCCGCAGCGACCTCACCGGGCCGGAGCTCACCGCGGGCACCGAGGTGCTCGCCGTGCTGGGCGCGATCGGCCCCGGCCAGGTCGAGGCGCTGTGCTCCCGTCACCCCGCCGGGGGCCACGTGGTGCTCTGCGACACCGCCACCTGGGATCCGGCAGGTGGTCGCAGCATCGCGGCCGAGAGCGCCTCCGCACTGCGGCGCGCGGGCTGGCGCGTCGCGGTGGCCACCGCGAACACGACCCCCGCGCAGGTCTGGGACCAGCTGGTCGCGGGCGCCGCGCCCGCGTTCACGGGGCAGCGATGA